One Gemmatimonadaceae bacterium genomic window, CTTCAGCGCGCCGTTCTTTCTGCTGGCTGCCGCACCGGGATGGACTCAGCACCTTCCGCGTCCGGGGAAATGGATGGTCGAGCTTCGATTCGTCGTCGGCCTGGTTGAGCTGGGCGCTGCAATCAAGTTCTTCTCGAACGCCGACCTCGTCTGGCGCACAGGCATGATTTCGCGCGAGGCCATCGTTCTCTTCTGGGCAGCGCTGATGCTGATCGGCGCGATTTATCTCGCGCGGCCGTTCGCACGGTGGGGAACAGCGACACGTTTTTCGCTTGCGCGCTCCTTCGGCGTCATCGCGTGTGTCGTGTTCGCCGGCTGGATTGCGCGAGGTACGAGCGAAGGCACACTCGGTGAGCTGGAGGCTTTTCTACCACCGGAAGAAATCAGCGAGTCGGCATCGGCGTCTCTCGCGTCGGGCGGCGGCCCGGAATCGATCCGGTATCAATGGATTCTCAACGATCATTCGGCCGCTTTGAGAAAAGCACGCGAGTCGGGCAAGCTCGTCCTTATCGATTTCACCGGCTACACCTGCACCAACTGCCGGTGGATGGAATCACGTATGTTCGCCCGCCCCGACGTGTCAAAGGCGCTGAGCAATTTTGTCCTCAGCCGTCTCTACACCGACGCGGAAGGGGAGATATACGAAACGCAGCAGGCCTTTCAGGAGCGTCATTTCGGCACCGTCGCTTTACCGCTCTACGCGATTGTCGACGCCAATGGCCGAACCGTTCGAACTTTTGCCGGACTCACCCGGAGCCCCGCCGAGTTTCTCGCTTTCCTTGGGGCTGTCTCCTAGAAGAACAGGCTCGCGGTTCTCCGTGAGCGACTCCGCCTCTTTCTTCGCGCGCGACTTGAAGATGAATTCCGGCGCCAGTAGCACTCCCAGCAACGTCAGCGGAATTATCTGCAACGTCTGAATCAGCAGTGACACCGCGATCGCATCGTTGCGCGGGACGCCGAACTGCTCCGCCGTGAGCGCGTAGACGAACTGAAAAAAGCCGACGTTCCCGGGCGTCGCGCGAATCAGAAGCCCCAGGTTTACGGCGAGAAGCGCGGCGAGACTCGCGGCATAGGGCATGGGGACATGCGCCGCCTCGGCGGCAAGCACGAACGTCACGAGCTGCCCCGCCCATGACAGCATCGAGAAAAAAAGTGCACCCAGGAATCGCGGACCGGTGGAGAGCGTCCGCGTGCTCGACGCGAACCCGGAGAGATACCGGCGTACGCGGCCCCACATCGCGAGCGGCTTGGCGCTCTCGTCGGCAACCTGCGCCGGCGAAGCTTTTCGAGCGCCGTAGAGAAACCAGACCAGCAGTATCGTTATTCCGACCAGCAGCAGCTCCGCCGGCACGCGCCATTTCTCGAGCGCGTTTGGAAGCTCGAAGGCAAGCACCCCATAAACGAGGAGGATCACGAAGCCGACCGGATCGAACAGCCGCTCGAGCGCGAGCGTCGCGAGAACGGTCGAGCTCGGTAATCCCGTTGCGCGCGAGACGAAGACTACTCGCGCAGCGTCACCGCCATTCGCGACGAGGACGTTGTTCAAGCCGGCTCCGGCGATTGTCGCTCGCATCGCGAGCGGCAGCGACGGCGATCCCGCCGGCTTGAGGAACAGCCACCAGCGCACCCCCTTTACCGCCATGGAGAGGAAGTTGATTACGACTGCGGCCACCAGCAGCGGCATGGACGCTTGACGGATGGAAGTCCACGCAGCCGTCCAGTCGATCGTTCGCGCAAAGACGACCAGGAACGCAACGATCACCGCCGTGAGAAGCCAGCGGAAACCGCGCGCTACCTTGTGATTCATGCGACGGGCAGTGTCACGAACTCGTAGCCGCGCTCTCGCAGCCGTGTGATGATTTGCGGAAGCGCACCAGCAGTCTGCATGCGATCACCGCTGGCGTTGTATCCGTCGCCGTCGTGAAGCAGCACGATCGACCCCGGCTTCACGCCCTCCACTGTCTGGTCAGCGATCGCCTGCACGCCTGGCCTGTCGCTGTCCCACACTCCGAGCGACCATCCGATGGTTCGCTCGCCCAATGAGCCCGCAATCGCGGAAACCCATGGGCTTCGGAATCCGTGCGGCGCCCGAAAAAACTGCGGTGTCTCCGAGCTGGCTCGCTCAATCGCGCGCTTGCCGAGTGTCACGTCGCGCCGGACATAATGCGGAAGCTTGAAGTGCAGCTTTCGGTGAAAGTAGCCGTGATTGCCAACCTGATGGCCTTCCTGCACCGCCCGATGGACGAGCTGAGGCCAACGCTCCGCATGCCGTCCGAGAATAAAAAACGTCGCCTGCACGCCGTACTTGGCCAGCGTATCGAGGATAGACGGGGTCGCCTCAGGATTCGGGCCGTCGTCGAACGTGAGCGCAACCTTTCGATCCTCCGTCGGCAGATGGCCCAGCACCGGCCCGAATACAAAACTGTTCCGGTGGAACGCGCCGTGTACCGCGCCTCC contains:
- a CDS encoding cytochrome c biogenesis protein CcdA; protein product: MSSFLWLAAVTGALSLLTPCVFPMIPVTAAYFSQLSHRGRGWVLRNALLFAGGMVVTFTGLGLALALLIGASGLARLAANPWVNIAIGISFAAFAFNLMGLWELRVPFANAAAGSADASARARAGSGSASLLMGFAFTLASFTCTAPFVGPLLVSAARGDWPRPLLGMLVFSLVFSAPFFLLAAAPGWTQHLPRPGKWMVELRFVVGLVELGAAIKFFSNADLVWRTGMISREAIVLFWAALMLIGAIYLARPFARWGTATRFSLARSFGVIACVVFAGWIARGTSEGTLGELEAFLPPEEISESASASLASGGGPESIRYQWILNDHSAALRKARESGKLVLIDFTGYTCTNCRWMESRMFARPDVSKALSNFVLSRLYTDAEGEIYETQQAFQERHFGTVALPLYAIVDANGRTVRTFAGLTRSPAEFLAFLGAVS
- a CDS encoding lysylphosphatidylglycerol synthase transmembrane domain-containing protein, yielding MNHKVARGFRWLLTAVIVAFLVVFARTIDWTAAWTSIRQASMPLLVAAVVINFLSMAVKGVRWWLFLKPAGSPSLPLAMRATIAGAGLNNVLVANGGDAARVVFVSRATGLPSSTVLATLALERLFDPVGFVILLVYGVLAFELPNALEKWRVPAELLLVGITILLVWFLYGARKASPAQVADESAKPLAMWGRVRRYLSGFASSTRTLSTGPRFLGALFFSMLSWAGQLVTFVLAAEAAHVPMPYAASLAALLAVNLGLLIRATPGNVGFFQFVYALTAEQFGVPRNDAIAVSLLIQTLQIIPLTLLGVLLAPEFIFKSRAKKEAESLTENREPVLLGDSPKESEKLGGAPGESGKSSNGSAIGVDNRVER
- a CDS encoding polysaccharide deacetylase family protein encodes the protein MILQAAVGLSMLGGAVHGAFHRNSFVFGPVLGHLPTEDRKVALTFDDGPNPEATPSILDTLAKYGVQATFFILGRHAERWPQLVHRAVQEGHQVGNHGYFHRKLHFKLPHYVRRDVTLGKRAIERASSETPQFFRAPHGFRSPWVSAIAGSLGERTIGWSLGVWDSDRPGVQAIADQTVEGVKPGSIVLLHDGDGYNASGDRMQTAGALPQIITRLRERGYEFVTLPVA